The genomic window CACCAACACCTAcaatagcagatccgatctcagaaccgcctccgaggtcgtcttcaccaacaactcaccgcctacTCACTCGCTACCCAATGAAGCAGATCGACAATGATGATCtaatcacatccatcgatcaggttgacCAGAAGCTCGCAACTGCCTCTCCATCACAAAATCGGCTCTAACCACTCTAGTTTAGCACCAACCACCCTCTAATTCTGATCTATCAGAGGGTaatcaggaaactctaggggttacggccaccatccatcaggatgccctatggggcaaattcaccgactaggtcagagacatctatcctctcgctGACTATCAATATGCTGCAGATCGGCCAATGTCCcaaagcatccctccacaccatcctagaagAAAATCCAAACTCCAAGTCCCAAGGATCTACGGAGACTATCATCGAAACCGCCATCgtccaacctcctttcccacTAGTTCACGGAGGTAGGATTTTTAATGTTAGCGTCGATAGCCCTCCACGGGATGGAGAAACTGATGAGGACCACGCAGCTTGTGTCAACAGAAATGCCAACCATGCATAGCGTCGAGCAAATGAGGCCACCATTATGTTAGCCGAGGCTGCTCGCAATGGAGAATAGCTCAACTCACAAGGGCGGCCACGCCCACTCCACCGCAACCTCGATGTTGAATTTGTCCATGTCGacggccatgatgtctacaagaccccaagcaccaacttgGTCATGGCTGCTAATGAGCACTCTCAGCTCGAGCTAACACCGAAGGTCACCAAGGTCACCGTAATGCTCAAAGCTATGCACTACTAGGTCAATGAGATCTTCTAGGATcagggaccttcctactcgacaagcttgAATCGCCGATGCGCCACATCGAGATCCAATCACCACCCCGATAGAAGCTGTTTCGCTGATCAACATAgcgatgatggacaacccctctaggggggagctagggggaaccacATGAACTACCCTCGCCAACACAACCAGGAAGTCAATCAAGATGTTCGAGCACACATCAACAACCTCCAAGATGCGTGATGTCATAGCAATGGGCACCGCTTCTCTCgccatgaagaggaagtacgTCGGCATCAAGATTGTGAGCAAGAGTTTGGTAATCCGGATGCAGCTCTCCAGCCACTTAATGCTGGCAATGCTGCAGATCCTGACGGTGATGATCCTGAAGGGCCCTGAGCATTCACAAGAGCACtccaaacactctagtggccctatggtttcaaaatcaccagggTTGAACCCTACAAGGGGCAgctgaaccccacacagtggctataggcttatgccaccgCTGTGCGTGCCATGGGGGGAGAttccagtgtcatggcgaactatcttcccatcatgctcacaccaacCACAATGAACTAGTTCATGAGCCTCGCACTAGattccatcgaatcttgggaacaactaaagaaggtcttcaccaacaactatatggctacgtgtactcggccgggcaccaagcacgatctaaaTTGCATCTATCAATAACCGTCCGAGCTTCTTCATAATTACATCAGGCGATTTTCCTAGATGacgaattctattcccaacatcacggaagtagaagtcatcaccacctttgtccgaggactccatcaccgcaacctctactccaaattcaatcataagctgccaaaggggattggcgagatgatcatgacTACTGATCAGTATGCCGACACTGAAGAGGTTGAAGTtcacttcaatgaggatgcgggcactcaccgCCCAACTCACCGCAGCAACGAGCGCCCCGACAAACAATGCCATAATGACCGCCACAACGACGACCACGGCCACCATCATGACAGTGGTCATGATCGCCCGGAAGGGTCCAAAACTGGTCAGTATCGCCATCACTGACCAGACAACATCATCACCATCGTTGATGAACCTTGCACCAGGCATAACtatgacgagcagtacaagaagatccttgaaggaccgtgccccctccacaagaacagcgagcacaagatgaaggattgCCTTGGCCTAGCTAAGGAGTTCAAGATCGAAAAGAAGGACAATGATAATGACGATGAAGCCAGAGGTCACCAGCCACCTGgggacaacaacaatgccttctaggatcaagACAAAGTAGTTGCcactatcttcgggggcctcatCACCATCAAGAGCAGAAGAGATCAAAAGCTCACCGCCCATCGGGTGCTCACCATCAACACAGAAGATGCTATCGCCCCTAGTCTAAGGttcccatcacctttagtagggccaaccagtgggtggacatcccttacatatGGCATTTCCCCCTTGCccttgatgcaaccatcaagaaagtactcttcagGAAAGTACATGTCGACAGCGGaagtgctctgaacctcctcttcgttggggccctaaaggagttgggccttggaATAAAAGACCTCACTCCCtatgactcctccttctagggcatggtacctggcagggcatccaaatcGCTTGGTGAGATCACCCTCCCGGTACAatttggcacggcaagcaacttccgtgtcgagcacatcaacttctatgttgtCGACTTGAACACCACTTACCATttcatacttggtcggccagctctggccaagttcgtGGCCATAtcacactatgcctatctggtattgaagatgccttcgcctacaagAGTTCTAgttctatgggccaacctctccatcacctatgcctgccaaacagagagtctcgccctcaccgaagccaccgacctctccatccagatgtcCAGCATGGTCAACGATGCCAAGACGGTGCTCgccgatgacctggagatcccatcactggagcctcctcgtgcctccaccaagtccaaggaaacaaaggaggttgGCCTCGACCTCGACAACtccaccaagaccatcaagattggggatcatctcgaccccaaataggaaagcacgttCATCTCCTTTCCTATGTCCCAACGCTGACGTGTTTggttggaaacctatagacatgccaggggtaccatgggagaagatcaagcactccttgaatgtctcgccgatagccaaaccgatcaagtagaaacttCGACGATTcgtgctagaca from Miscanthus floridulus cultivar M001 chromosome 11, ASM1932011v1, whole genome shotgun sequence includes these protein-coding regions:
- the LOC136491705 gene encoding uncharacterized protein — its product is MVPGRASKSLGEITLPVQFGTASNFRVEHINFYVVDLNTTYHFILGRPALAKFVAISHYAYLVLKMPSPTRVLVLWANLSITYACQTESLALTEATDLSIQMSSMVNDAKTVLADDLEIPSLEPPRASTKSKETKEVGLDLDNSTKTIKIGDHLDPK